One genomic window of Deltaproteobacteria bacterium HGW-Deltaproteobacteria-6 includes the following:
- a CDS encoding arsenical resistance operon transcriptional repressor ArsD — translation MKKNELIIYEGAMCCSTGVCGPEPDQTLIAFNETLKRLQTEYGDQLTIMRASLTFNSLIFLSHPEIARLVKESGPEILPITTINGDLIARRKYLTYAELKAAIEEKMNRAN, via the coding sequence ATGAAGAAAAATGAATTGATCATTTATGAGGGAGCCATGTGCTGTTCGACAGGCGTCTGCGGTCCGGAACCGGACCAGACCCTGATAGCGTTCAATGAAACACTGAAACGTCTGCAAACCGAGTATGGCGATCAATTAACGATCATGCGGGCCAGTTTGACGTTCAATAGTCTCATTTTCCTGTCACATCCGGAAATTGCCCGGCTGGTCAAGGAAAGCGGCCCGGAAATTCTGCCGATTACAACTATTAACGGCGACCTCATCGCCAGGCGAAAATACCTGACCTATGCGGAATTGAAAGCGGCTATCGAAGAAAAAATGAACCGCGCAAATTGA